In Silene latifolia isolate original U9 population chromosome X, ASM4854445v1, whole genome shotgun sequence, the following proteins share a genomic window:
- the LOC141619432 gene encoding uncharacterized protein LOC141619432 yields the protein MDFDDLNFLKSLQKALKNLQEADSKLQPRRERVIDEFNVSELPEFTGGTDPEAYLEWERQIERVFDFKGLDDAKCCKYAIRRLSGEASLWYESLKARRARARKKKLSSWDSLKHKLRKRYVPATYRLATYRKIANLNQGSLRVSEYIDEFDNLTLMRELEESEQLKMVEAQGKAKLPTIYDELFDEEERLSDAFNFEEREKDEIIEPLSDDDQIKDVIEDDIFANLDEPHAGELEEVYDETHMEESDHTSYDDATQDNPNLVPISDEEIKDVFSEELSAGLPSIRGIERQIDLIPKASLPNKAAYRCNPMETKELQRQMEELMNRGYVHENLIPCAVPTLLVPKKDGTWQMCVDSRAMNNITIKYRFPIPRLDDMLDELHGSETFSKINLRSGYHQMRIRERDKWKTTFKTRHGLYEWTVMPLGLTNAQSTFMLRMNKVLKRFLSRFVVVYLDDILGYSRTEEEHFIHLREVFDILRGQKLYGKKEKWSLWVKSVIFLDFMISNDRVSVEQIKIEAIKAWPTPKTTTEARSFHGLASFYRRFIWDFSTITSPITKCTKRESSYGPRLLKRHLRRLFKNFARHLYWHSQISLNHSRWNVTQAVLELEPY from the exons ATGGACTTCGACGATCTCAATTTTCTTAAGAGTCTCCAAAAAGCCTTGAAGAATTTGCAAGAAGCCGATTCCAAATTGCAGCCTAGACGAGAACGAGTCATTGACGAGTTCAACGTaagtgaactacccgagttcacAGGAGGAACGGATCCTGAGGCTTATCTCGAATGGGAGAGACAAATTGAACGAGTGTTTGATTTCAAGGGTCTGGATGACGCGAAATGCTGCAAGTACGCTATTCGAAGACTTAGTGGAGAGGCTTCACTATGGTACGAGAGTTTGAAAGCAAGGCGTGCTCGCGCTAGAAAAAAGAAATTATCATCTTGGGATTCTCTTAAACACAAATTGCGCAAGAGATATGTTCCAGCAACTTATAGGCTCGCGACTTATCGTAAGATCGCCAATCTTAACCAAGGGAGCCTTCGTGTCTCTGAATACATCGACGAGTTTGATAATCTCACTCTAATGAGGGAATTGGAAGAGAGTGAACAATTAAAGATGGTTGAAGCACAAGGAAAAGCTAAATTGCCAACAATTTATGATGAGTTGTTTGATGAGGAGGAACGATTGAGTGATGCGTTCAATTTCGAAGAAAGAGAAAAGGACGAGATTATAGAACCATTGAGTGACGATGatcaaattaaagatgtgattgaagatgacatatttGCCAACTTGGATGAACCTCATGCGGGAg aattggaagaagttTATGACGAAACTCACATGGAAGAAAgtgatcatacaagttatgacgATGCAACTCAAGACAATCCTAATCTTGTGCCAATCTCGGATGAGGAAATCAAGGATGTTTTCTCCGAGGAACTATCCGCTGGTTTACCATCTATTAGAGGGATCGAACGCCAAATTGATCTCATTCCCAAAGCGTCGTTACCGAACAAAGCGGCCTATCGATGCAATCCAATGGAAACAAAAGAGTTGCAACGACAAATGGAGGAGCTAATGAATCGAGGCTATGTTCATGAAAACCTGATTCCATGTGCCGTCCCTACTCTACTTGTCCCAAAGAAGGATGGGACGTGGCAAATGTGCGTTGATAGTCGAGCCAtgaacaacataactatcaagTATCGTTTTCCTATCCCAAGGCTTGAcgacatgcttgatgagttacATGGATCCGAAACCTTTTCTAAGATCAATttgaggagtggttatcaccAAATGCGAATAAGAGAAAGGGATAAGTGGAAAACCACGTTCAAGACTAGACATGGGTTGTACGAGTGGACCGTCATGCCACTCGGATTAACCAATGCTCAGAGTACTTTTATGCTACGCATGAACAAGGTACTCAAACGTTTCTTAAGCAGATTTGTTGTCGTCTATTTGGATGACATTTTGGGGTACAGTCGAACTGAGGAAGAACATTTCATACACCTTCGAGAGGTGTTCGACATACTTCGAGGGCAGAAACTCTATGGAAAGAAGGAGAAGTGGTCGTTGTGGGTCAAGAGTGTTATCTTTCTCGACTTTATGATATCTAACGACAGGGTTTCGGTGGAACAAATCAAAATTGAAGCAATCAAGGCATGGCCTACTCCTAAGACCACCACGGAGGCCCGATCATTTCATGGACTCGCATCATTCTACCGGAGGTTCATTTGGGACTTTAGTACCATTACTAGTCCTATCACCAAGTGTACGAAAAGGGAATCTTCGTATGGACCCCGACTGCTCAAAAGGCATTTGAGACGTTTATTCAAAAACTTTGCGAGGCACCTTTATTGGCACTCCCAGATTTCACTCAACCATTCGAGGTGGAATGTGACGCAAGCGGTGTTAGAATTGGAGCCGTACTAA